One genomic segment of Nitrososphaera sp. includes these proteins:
- a CDS encoding GTP-binding protein, translated as MGIPEKIKEIQDQIHRTQINKATEFHIGLLKAKIAKLKREQEDNTHGKTVHSGGENVGFDVKKAGDATVVLIGLPSVGKSTLLNRLTNAKSRVASYQFTTLTAVPGMMEYRGARIQVLDLPGIIEGASTGKGFGKRVLSVARNADLVLIVLDVFQPNLLEVLKRELAEAGIKVDQKPPDIVIEKTSIGGISVNLQVPTNVSERLVREIARIYGVHNGRIIIREPGLTDEQLIDVLNGNRVYVPSLIVLNKIDLVNKGFIQEIQSKIGNSFIPISADANVNVDALKEVIYNKLDFIRIYMRPKGGETDYKEPMIMKNGATIQDVCNKIHRNMAKNFRYGLVWGSSAKFAGQKVGLDHILQDEDVLTIVKNAGAA; from the coding sequence ATGGGGATACCGGAGAAGATCAAGGAAATCCAGGATCAAATTCACAGGACCCAGATCAACAAGGCCACCGAATTCCACATCGGATTACTGAAGGCCAAAATTGCAAAGCTAAAGCGGGAGCAAGAAGACAACACCCATGGCAAAACAGTCCACTCGGGTGGCGAAAACGTAGGCTTTGACGTCAAGAAAGCAGGCGACGCCACTGTCGTCCTGATAGGGCTCCCAAGCGTGGGCAAGTCCACCCTCTTGAACAGGCTTACTAATGCAAAGTCTCGTGTTGCTTCATACCAGTTCACGACGCTCACCGCCGTGCCAGGAATGATGGAGTACAGGGGTGCCAGGATTCAGGTTCTCGACTTGCCCGGAATAATTGAGGGTGCGTCCACGGGCAAGGGATTTGGAAAGCGAGTTCTCTCAGTGGCGAGAAACGCCGATCTCGTGCTGATAGTTCTCGATGTCTTCCAGCCCAACCTGCTTGAGGTTCTAAAACGCGAACTTGCCGAAGCAGGAATAAAAGTCGACCAGAAACCGCCCGACATTGTGATCGAAAAGACGTCCATTGGCGGGATTTCAGTCAACCTCCAGGTTCCGACCAATGTTTCGGAAAGACTTGTCAGGGAAATCGCTAGGATCTATGGCGTCCACAATGGGAGGATTATAATCCGAGAACCCGGACTGACTGATGAGCAGTTAATTGACGTGCTTAACGGTAATAGGGTGTATGTACCGTCCCTCATTGTGCTCAACAAGATAGACCTGGTGAACAAGGGCTTCATACAGGAGATACAGTCTAAAATCGGGAACAGTTTCATCCCGATATCTGCAGACGCCAACGTGAATGTCGATGCACTAAAAGAGGTCATTTACAACAAACTCGATTTCATCCGAATTTACATGAGGCCCAAGGGCGGCGAGACTGATTACAAGGAACCCATGATTATGAAAAACGGGGCAACCATTCAGGATGTCTGTAACAAGATACACCGCAACATGGCCAAGAACTTCAGGTATGGTCTTGTGTGGGGTTCAAGCGCAAAATTCGCGGGCCAGAAGGTGGGGCTTGACCACATACTGCAGGACGAAGATGTCCTAACTATCGTCAAGAATGCAGGAGCAGCATAA